The following coding sequences lie in one Rutidosis leptorrhynchoides isolate AG116_Rl617_1_P2 chromosome 4, CSIRO_AGI_Rlap_v1, whole genome shotgun sequence genomic window:
- the LOC139842189 gene encoding secreted RxLR effector protein 161-like — protein MYLTASRPDIMFDVCLCAQFQANPRYSHYKAVMRIFSYLKGTAHLGLWYPFGTGFHLTTFTDADYGGDQVNRKSTSGGLQFLGRKLVSWSSRKQNCISLSTSESEYIAVASCCSQVLWMQTQLLDYGFKFHKIPIYCDSQSAIAITSNPVHHSRTKHIDIRYHFIKDHVEKGNVELYFIPTKKSTI, from the coding sequence ATGTATCTCACTGCAAGTAGACCCGATATCATGTTTGATGTATGCTTGTGTGCCCAATTTCAAGCTAACCCAAGATATTCTCACTACAAGGCTGTCATGAGAATCTTCAGCTATCTCAAGGGCACCGCTCACCTTGGACTCTGGTATCCCTTTGGGACTGGATTCCACCTCACGACATTCACGGATGCTGATTATGGAGGTGACCAAGTTAATCGGAAAAGCACCTCCGGAGGACTTCAATTCCTTGGTCGTAAATTAGTCAGTTGGTCATCTCGCAAGCAAAACTGCATCTCACTTTCTACTTCTGAATCTGAGTACATTGCAGTCGCGAGTTGTTGCTCCCAAGTCTTGTGGATGCAAACCCAACTTCTTGACTATGGATTCAAATTCCACAAAATCCCAATCTACTGTGACTCTCAGAGTGCCATTGCTATTACCAGCAATCCTGTTCACCACtctcgaaccaaacacattgatATTCGCTACCACTTCATAAAGGATCATGTTGAGAAAGGAAATGTTGAACTATACTTCATCCCCACAAAAAAATCAACTATCTGA